Proteins found in one Streptomyces sp. CB09001 genomic segment:
- a CDS encoding ROK family protein — protein MNEISTPGRRAAGTSALAARALELIASGRAASRAQLAELLGAAASSVSVAVAQLVEHGLVAEEGTQSSTGGRPRKVLRLGGQDEFAVAADLGGSHARVGVVLPGGELRDVSTVPLVIADGPQAALSRLAATLEELVEHHGRGRLRGVGLSLPGPVDTATGSVVQPSRMPGWNRFPVESWLRERFAVPAVADNDANCMAVGEHIARKGRHQQVIMVKTGTAIGAAALVDGRLYRGGTGAAGEITHIRIARGDHVPCSCGNTDCLETVASGAALVRVLRDEGVDVTSAEDVVRLATDAHPEANRAVRRAGDYLGQVLAANVNFFNPDAVYLGGILSTVEPFVAAVRSQLYESCHPLVTEHLAIERAVLGRDAGLVGAGLFALQRALGQALRQVGGAQLDPDRFQSPTSS, from the coding sequence ATGAATGAAATAAGTACGCCCGGCCGTAGGGCGGCAGGCACCTCGGCGCTGGCGGCGCGAGCCCTCGAACTCATCGCCTCCGGCCGGGCGGCCTCCCGGGCCCAGCTCGCCGAGCTGCTCGGCGCCGCGGCCTCCAGCGTCTCGGTGGCCGTGGCCCAGCTCGTCGAGCACGGCCTGGTCGCCGAGGAGGGGACCCAGTCCTCCACCGGCGGACGCCCGCGCAAGGTGCTCAGACTCGGCGGCCAGGACGAGTTCGCCGTCGCCGCCGACCTGGGCGGCAGCCACGCCCGGGTCGGCGTGGTCCTGCCCGGTGGCGAGCTGCGCGACGTCTCCACCGTGCCGCTGGTGATCGCCGACGGCCCGCAGGCGGCCCTCTCCCGGCTCGCCGCCACCCTGGAGGAGCTGGTCGAACACCACGGCCGGGGCCGACTGCGCGGTGTCGGTCTCTCCCTGCCCGGACCGGTCGACACCGCGACGGGCAGCGTCGTACAGCCCTCCCGGATGCCGGGGTGGAACCGCTTCCCCGTCGAGTCCTGGCTCCGGGAGCGCTTCGCGGTCCCCGCCGTCGCCGACAACGACGCCAACTGCATGGCCGTCGGGGAGCACATCGCCCGCAAGGGACGCCACCAGCAGGTGATCATGGTGAAGACGGGCACCGCGATCGGCGCCGCCGCCCTCGTCGACGGCCGGCTCTACCGCGGCGGCACGGGCGCGGCCGGCGAGATCACCCACATCCGCATCGCCCGTGGCGACCACGTGCCCTGCTCCTGCGGCAACACCGACTGCCTGGAGACGGTCGCCTCGGGCGCCGCCCTCGTGCGGGTGCTGCGGGACGAGGGCGTGGACGTCACCAGCGCCGAGGACGTGGTGCGGCTGGCCACCGACGCGCACCCGGAGGCCAACCGGGCGGTGCGCAGGGCCGGGGACTACCTCGGCCAGGTGCTCGCCGCGAACGTCAACTTCTTCAACCCGGACGCCGTCTACCTGGGCGGCATCCTCTCCACCGTCGAACCGTTCGTCGCGGCCGTCCGCAGCCAGCTCTACGAGAGCTGCCACCCGCTGGTCACCGAACACCTCGCCATCGAACGAGCCGTGCTCGGCCGCGACGCCGGTCTGGTCGGCGCCGGACTGTTCGCCCTCCAGCGGGCGCTGGGGCAGGCCCTGCGCCAGGTCGGCGGCGCGCAGCTGGACCCGGACCGGTTCCAGAGCCCCACCAGTTCCTGA
- a CDS encoding M81 family metallopeptidase, producing the protein MSHPSTPTSTPTPSRRPVIAVAGLGIESSTFSPARTRAPAFHPSRGREVLDRYPFLAAGEELREAADWHGALVGKSLPGGTVTAAAWEELTGELLTRLAALPPLDGLWFDIHGAMTVEGVDDAEALLLERVRSVVGDDVIVSTSMDLHGNVSRALVHRSDLITCYRMAPHEDHMETKERAVRNLLTHLASGAPRPLKAWVPVPVLLAGEQTSTRIEPAKSVYGAVPGVEARQGVIDAAIWVGYAWADEPRNRAAVVVTGHDEQAVSAGAERLARGFWDARHDFDFVAPTGTFDDILDEALAGERRPYYVSDTGDNPTAGGAGDVTWGLARLLARPEFQKDDGPTVLYASVPGPEAVRHAAAAGVGATVTVTAGAEVDDRHAGPVTLTGVVHAVRLGDRDARTEVVIRVGSAYVILTELRKPYHHEHDFTDLDLDPRGADIVVVKIGYLEPELFAMAADWKMALTPGGVDQDLVRLGHRRIRRPMFPFDPAMADPDLSARLIPAADQPLTGADE; encoded by the coding sequence ATGTCCCACCCCAGCACCCCCACCTCAACCCCCACCCCCTCCCGCCGCCCCGTCATCGCCGTCGCCGGCCTCGGTATCGAGTCGTCCACCTTCTCGCCCGCCCGCACCCGGGCGCCCGCCTTCCACCCCTCCCGCGGCCGGGAAGTACTGGACCGCTACCCCTTCCTCGCCGCCGGCGAGGAACTGCGCGAGGCGGCCGACTGGCACGGCGCCCTGGTCGGCAAGTCGCTGCCCGGCGGCACCGTCACCGCCGCGGCCTGGGAGGAACTCACCGGGGAACTCCTCACCCGGCTCGCCGCCCTGCCCCCGCTGGACGGCCTCTGGTTCGACATCCACGGAGCCATGACCGTCGAGGGCGTCGACGACGCCGAGGCCCTGCTGCTGGAGCGGGTGCGCTCCGTCGTCGGCGACGACGTGATCGTCTCCACCTCCATGGACCTGCACGGCAACGTCTCCCGCGCCCTAGTCCACCGCAGCGACCTGATCACCTGCTACCGGATGGCCCCGCACGAGGACCACATGGAGACCAAGGAACGCGCCGTCCGCAACCTCCTGACCCACCTCGCCTCGGGCGCCCCCCGCCCGCTGAAGGCATGGGTGCCGGTCCCCGTCCTGCTGGCCGGTGAGCAGACCTCCACCCGGATCGAGCCCGCGAAGAGCGTGTACGGGGCTGTTCCCGGGGTCGAGGCCCGGCAGGGCGTGATCGACGCGGCGATCTGGGTCGGCTACGCCTGGGCCGACGAACCCCGCAACCGGGCCGCGGTCGTCGTCACCGGCCACGACGAGCAGGCCGTGTCCGCGGGTGCCGAACGGCTGGCCCGCGGCTTCTGGGACGCCCGCCACGACTTCGACTTCGTCGCCCCCACCGGCACCTTCGACGACATCCTCGACGAGGCCCTGGCCGGGGAGCGGCGCCCGTACTACGTCAGCGACACCGGCGACAACCCGACCGCGGGCGGCGCCGGCGACGTCACCTGGGGCCTGGCCCGCCTGCTCGCCCGCCCCGAGTTCCAGAAGGACGACGGGCCGACCGTCCTGTACGCCTCGGTGCCCGGCCCCGAGGCCGTCCGGCACGCCGCCGCGGCGGGCGTCGGGGCCACGGTGACGGTGACGGCGGGCGCCGAGGTCGACGACCGGCACGCCGGACCCGTCACCCTCACCGGAGTCGTGCACGCCGTCCGGCTCGGCGACCGGGACGCCCGCACCGAGGTGGTGATACGCGTCGGCAGCGCCTACGTGATCCTCACCGAACTGCGCAAGCCCTACCACCACGAGCACGACTTCACCGACCTGGACCTCGACCCGCGCGGCGCCGACATCGTCGTCGTGAAGATCGGCTACCTGGAACCCGAGCTGTTCGCGATGGCCGCCGACTGGAAGATGGCGCTCACCCCGGGCGGCGTCGACCAGGACCTCGTACGCCTCGGCCACCGCCGCATCCGCCGGCCCATGTTCCCCTTCGACCCCGCCATGGCCGACCCGGACCTGTCCGCCCGCCTGATCCCGGCCGCCGACCAGCCGCTGACCGGGGCCGACGAATGA
- a CDS encoding copper homeostasis protein CutC, producing the protein MSAGRAPQTASPETAAPQAASLEIAVVSPAGARTARENGADRVELCTGLELGGLTPSSAAVEAAVESGPPVHVLVRCRPGDFVYDAEEVALMAAEVRTALRAGARGVVVGALTADGALDTDALAVLVGAARDTDPAAQVTLHRAVDQASDPVAAVAALPGLGITRVLTSGGAPTAIEGSAVLAAMAAANPGLDVAAGGGVRPGDIAGLLAAGAGSVHLSAKARATPRRAAGWVPLGAGGTSADDDTHFVTDGTVVAEARRALEAAAGRRAETAQDDPR; encoded by the coding sequence ATGAGCGCCGGCCGCGCCCCGCAGACCGCCTCCCCGGAGACCGCCGCCCCGCAGGCCGCCTCCCTGGAGATCGCGGTCGTCTCCCCGGCCGGCGCCCGCACCGCCCGCGAGAACGGGGCGGACCGCGTCGAACTGTGCACCGGACTCGAACTGGGCGGCCTGACCCCCTCGTCCGCGGCCGTCGAGGCGGCCGTCGAGTCCGGGCCGCCCGTCCACGTCCTCGTCCGCTGCCGCCCCGGCGACTTCGTGTACGACGCCGAGGAGGTCGCCCTGATGGCCGCCGAGGTGCGCACCGCCCTGCGCGCCGGGGCCCGCGGCGTCGTCGTCGGGGCGCTGACCGCGGACGGGGCCCTCGACACGGACGCGCTCGCCGTACTCGTCGGCGCCGCGCGCGACACCGACCCCGCCGCACAGGTCACGCTCCACCGGGCGGTGGACCAGGCGAGCGACCCGGTGGCCGCCGTCGCGGCGCTGCCGGGGCTCGGCATCACCCGCGTCCTGACCTCCGGCGGCGCGCCCACCGCGATCGAGGGGAGTGCCGTACTGGCCGCGATGGCCGCGGCGAACCCCGGGCTCGACGTGGCCGCCGGGGGCGGAGTGCGGCCCGGCGACATCGCCGGTCTGCTCGCGGCGGGCGCCGGCTCGGTGCACCTGTCCGCCAAGGCCCGGGCCACGCCCCGGCGCGCGGCCGGCTGGGTACCCCTCGGCGCGGGCGGCACCTCCGCCGACGACGACACCCACTTCGTCACCGACGGCACCGTCGTCGCGGAGGCGCGGCGGGCGCTGGAGGCGGCGGCCGGACGGCGGGCGGAGACCGCCCAGGACGACCCTCGGTGA
- a CDS encoding AraC family transcriptional regulator: MDALAGLLEGPRARGAFMIRACFDPPWAVRVEDRAPLTVMLMVRGGAWIVPDTGQRLRLRVGDLAIARGPDPYVCADEPGTVPQAVILPGGACSYPDGRPLNGSMDLGVRTWGDRADGEAVLLIGTYLVRGEIGGRLLDALPPLLSLTSEAWDNPLTPLLMAEVTRDEPGQEVVLDRLLDLLVIAALRAWFARPSAEAPAWYRAMGDPVVGRALRLLQDDPAHPWTVASLAAKAGVSRAALARRFTDLVGEPPMGYLTGWRLALAADRLRDSEDTLGAIARQVGYGSAFALSTAFKRAYGVSPQEYRTPAPA; the protein is encoded by the coding sequence GTGGACGCACTCGCCGGACTGCTGGAGGGCCCCCGGGCCCGTGGCGCCTTCATGATCCGCGCCTGTTTCGACCCACCGTGGGCGGTGCGGGTCGAGGACCGGGCGCCGCTGACCGTGATGCTGATGGTCCGCGGCGGCGCCTGGATCGTGCCGGACACGGGGCAGCGGCTGCGGCTGCGGGTCGGGGACCTGGCCATCGCGCGCGGCCCCGACCCGTACGTCTGCGCCGACGAGCCCGGCACCGTCCCGCAGGCGGTGATCCTGCCGGGCGGCGCGTGCAGCTACCCCGACGGACGTCCCCTGAACGGCTCGATGGACCTCGGCGTCCGCACCTGGGGCGACCGCGCCGACGGCGAGGCGGTCCTCCTCATCGGCACCTACCTGGTCCGGGGCGAGATCGGCGGCCGCCTCCTCGACGCGCTGCCCCCGCTGCTGTCCCTCACCTCCGAGGCGTGGGACAACCCCCTCACCCCGCTGCTGATGGCAGAGGTCACGCGGGACGAGCCGGGCCAGGAAGTCGTCCTGGACCGGCTCCTGGACCTGCTGGTCATCGCCGCGCTGCGGGCCTGGTTCGCCCGGCCCTCGGCCGAGGCACCCGCCTGGTACCGGGCGATGGGCGACCCGGTCGTCGGCCGGGCGCTGCGGCTGCTCCAGGACGACCCGGCGCACCCCTGGACCGTCGCGTCCCTCGCCGCCAAGGCCGGGGTCTCCCGTGCCGCGCTCGCCCGGCGCTTCACCGACCTGGTCGGCGAACCGCCCATGGGATACCTCACCGGCTGGCGCCTCGCCCTGGCCGCCGACCGGCTGCGCGACAGCGAGGACACCCTCGGCGCCATCGCCCGCCAGGTCGGCTACGGCAGCGCGTTCGCCCTGTCCACCGCCTTCAAACGGGCGTACGGCGTCAGCCCGCAGGAGTACCGGACCCCGGCCCCGGCGTGA
- a CDS encoding helix-turn-helix transcriptional regulator, translating to MYAERASRLAGAVVWTKTPSGSGPGRVLPDGCMDLLWYDGRLLVAGPDTRAYVTDGAPGRWAGLRFYPGTAPALLGVPADTLRDRRVELTDLWPAARARRLAARVNAAPDPATGLEQAALSRAAEAGPPDPLLGRIVSALDAGHPVAATADALGIGARRLHRRSLAAFGYGPKTLARVLRLQRALALARDGTPLAETAARTGYADQAHLARDVRELAGATPGELLRGG from the coding sequence GTGTACGCGGAGCGGGCGTCCCGGCTGGCCGGTGCGGTGGTGTGGACCAAGACGCCGTCCGGGTCCGGTCCCGGACGGGTCCTTCCCGACGGCTGCATGGACCTGCTCTGGTACGACGGCCGGCTCCTGGTCGCGGGCCCGGACACCCGGGCCTACGTCACCGACGGCGCCCCCGGTCGCTGGGCGGGCCTCCGCTTCTACCCGGGCACCGCGCCCGCCCTCCTGGGCGTCCCCGCCGACACCCTGCGCGACCGGCGCGTCGAGCTGACCGACCTCTGGCCGGCGGCCCGCGCGCGGCGGCTCGCCGCACGGGTGAACGCGGCCCCCGACCCGGCGACCGGCCTGGAGCAGGCCGCGCTGTCCCGGGCCGCCGAGGCCGGGCCGCCCGATCCGCTCCTCGGCCGGATCGTCTCCGCCCTCGACGCGGGCCACCCGGTCGCCGCGACCGCCGACGCGCTCGGCATCGGAGCCCGCCGGCTGCACCGCCGTTCACTCGCGGCCTTCGGCTACGGCCCCAAGACGCTGGCCCGCGTCCTGCGGCTGCAACGCGCCCTCGCCCTGGCCCGGGACGGCACGCCCCTCGCCGAGACGGCCGCCCGCACCGGCTACGCGGACCAAGCGCATCTGGCCCGCGACGTACGGGAGTTGGCGGGAGCGACCCCGGGCGAGCTACTGCGCGGCGGCTAG
- a CDS encoding VOC family protein, translating to MTARFDAISLIVSDMAASVAFYRRLGFAFPEGSEEQPHAEAALPGGTRLLLDTEASIRSFTPGWEPPAGGGRHSLALLCDTPAEVDAFYAELTGTGCKGEREPWDAPWGQRYAVLADPDGHGVDLFAPLAAAQ from the coding sequence ATGACCGCACGATTCGACGCCATCAGCCTCATCGTCTCCGACATGGCGGCCTCCGTGGCCTTCTACCGCCGACTCGGTTTCGCCTTCCCCGAAGGCTCCGAGGAACAGCCGCACGCCGAGGCCGCGTTGCCGGGCGGCACCCGGCTGCTGCTGGACACCGAGGCGTCCATCCGTTCCTTCACTCCCGGATGGGAGCCGCCTGCCGGGGGCGGGCGGCACTCGCTCGCCCTGCTGTGCGACACACCCGCCGAGGTGGACGCCTTCTACGCCGAACTGACCGGCACCGGGTGCAAGGGCGAGCGCGAGCCCTGGGACGCCCCCTGGGGGCAGCGGTACGCCGTGCTCGCAGACCCCGACGGCCACGGCGTCGACCTGTTCGCGCCGCTAGCCGCCGCGCAGTAG
- a CDS encoding DUF4185 domain-containing protein, producing the protein MNRRPGRLLPAALSLASLVIGSLFAGAGTASSAPPPGHDKAPGVTTEAVTTADVKAAGVLSRAERVAKLTGPGSTSATDVRWQLKATDLGIMWDNGKGEILTAFGDSYGNGWTGPGAAVGDPATLDWRCNLVARSADRDLADGMNIDSMATDRPGHAKQVLPCKRVDNDELTTIPTAGIAVGDRQYMHYMSVRRWSPKGGEWFTNYSGIAYSDDNGENWVKDADARWQNDAGFGNKFQMAAMLKQGGYVYLYGTKNGRFGDAYLSRVPEGQLLEPGAYRYWTGGDWVTDSYAATPVAGGPVGELSVQYSRYLGRFVMMYLDDPGGSIVMRTSATPWGPWSGKQVVASGADHPQLYGSFIHPWSADSNSPYLYFAMSQWQPYNVFLMRVRLTGGGMAGGSPGDFDGDQKDDVVTFTQDDRADVYVARSTGDGFDGREVKWNDHFAPGGETPLTGDFNGDRKDDVVTFTHGANADVYVAASEGKSFGTGQKWHDHFAPGREVPAVGDFDGDGIDDIITFSREDTADVYVALSDGGAFGEGRKWHDDFAPWAQFPAVGDVDGDGLDDLIAFTQDDSDDVYVALNEGGKFGAPYKAHDHFAPEGERPRVADVNGDGYDDIITFTGGEAADVYVALSDGAVFGGGQKWADFFAPDGEFPYVGDYDGDGNADIVTFTHNDLADVYVNVSNGRDGFVDGRKWHDFFGLAGETTL; encoded by the coding sequence GTGAATCGCAGACCCGGGAGACTCCTCCCGGCCGCACTGTCGCTGGCCTCGCTGGTCATCGGCTCCCTGTTCGCCGGCGCGGGTACCGCGTCGTCCGCACCCCCGCCCGGCCACGACAAGGCACCGGGCGTGACCACCGAGGCGGTCACCACCGCCGACGTCAAGGCCGCCGGTGTGCTGTCGCGCGCCGAGCGGGTGGCCAAGCTGACCGGGCCGGGCTCCACCAGCGCCACCGATGTCCGCTGGCAGTTGAAGGCGACCGACCTCGGCATCATGTGGGACAACGGAAAGGGCGAGATCCTCACCGCGTTCGGTGACTCGTACGGCAACGGCTGGACGGGACCGGGGGCCGCCGTCGGCGACCCGGCCACGCTCGACTGGCGTTGCAACCTGGTGGCGCGCAGCGCCGACCGCGACCTGGCCGATGGCATGAACATCGACAGCATGGCGACGGACCGTCCGGGCCACGCCAAGCAGGTCCTGCCGTGCAAGCGCGTCGACAACGACGAGCTGACCACCATCCCCACCGCCGGCATCGCGGTCGGCGACCGGCAGTACATGCACTACATGTCGGTGCGCCGCTGGAGCCCGAAGGGCGGCGAGTGGTTCACCAATTACTCGGGCATCGCCTACTCGGACGACAACGGCGAGAACTGGGTGAAGGACGCCGACGCCCGCTGGCAGAACGACGCGGGCTTCGGCAACAAGTTCCAGATGGCGGCCATGCTCAAGCAGGGCGGCTACGTCTACCTGTACGGCACCAAGAACGGCCGGTTCGGCGACGCGTACCTGTCCCGTGTCCCCGAGGGTCAGCTCCTGGAGCCCGGCGCCTACCGGTACTGGACGGGCGGCGACTGGGTCACCGACTCGTACGCCGCGACGCCGGTCGCCGGTGGTCCGGTCGGTGAGCTGTCCGTGCAGTACAGCCGCTATCTCGGCCGGTTCGTGATGATGTACCTGGACGACCCGGGCGGCTCGATCGTGATGCGGACCTCGGCGACGCCGTGGGGGCCGTGGAGCGGCAAGCAGGTGGTCGCGTCGGGCGCCGACCATCCCCAGCTGTACGGGTCGTTCATCCACCCGTGGTCGGCCGACTCCAACAGTCCCTACCTGTACTTCGCGATGTCGCAGTGGCAGCCCTACAACGTCTTCCTGATGCGGGTACGGCTCACCGGCGGCGGCATGGCGGGCGGTTCTCCGGGCGACTTCGACGGCGACCAGAAGGACGACGTCGTCACCTTCACCCAGGACGACCGGGCGGACGTCTACGTCGCGAGGTCCACGGGCGACGGGTTCGACGGCCGGGAGGTGAAGTGGAACGACCACTTCGCGCCCGGCGGCGAGACGCCGTTGACCGGCGACTTCAACGGCGACCGGAAGGACGACGTCGTCACCTTCACCCACGGCGCGAACGCGGACGTGTACGTCGCCGCCTCCGAGGGCAAGTCCTTCGGCACGGGCCAGAAGTGGCACGACCACTTCGCGCCCGGCCGTGAGGTGCCCGCGGTGGGCGACTTCGACGGTGACGGCATCGACGACATCATCACGTTCAGCCGCGAGGACACGGCCGACGTGTACGTCGCCCTCTCCGACGGCGGCGCCTTCGGCGAAGGCCGGAAGTGGCACGACGACTTCGCGCCGTGGGCCCAGTTCCCGGCCGTCGGCGACGTCGACGGTGACGGCCTGGACGACCTCATCGCCTTCACCCAGGACGACAGCGACGACGTGTACGTCGCCCTGAACGAGGGCGGGAAGTTCGGCGCCCCGTACAAGGCGCACGACCACTTCGCGCCCGAGGGCGAGCGGCCCCGGGTCGCCGACGTGAACGGCGACGGCTACGACGATATCATCACCTTCACCGGAGGGGAGGCCGCGGACGTCTACGTGGCGCTGTCGGACGGCGCCGTGTTCGGCGGCGGCCAGAAGTGGGCGGACTTCTTCGCCCCCGACGGCGAGTTCCCGTACGTCGGCGACTACGACGGCGACGGCAACGCCGACATCGTCACGTTCACCCACAACGACCTCGCCGACGTGTACGTGAACGTGTCCAACGGCCGGGACGGGTTCGTCGACGGCCGCAAGTGGCACGACTTCTTCGGCCTCGCCGGAGAGACGACCCTGTGA
- a CDS encoding peptidoglycan DD-metalloendopeptidase family protein, protein MRRRQLSLGLAGTAVLALGSLLLPAQPASAAGPRPDFRAPWPCGEGRDYYHHSSEVHNAIDFNIAGSADLGTPALASASGTVIDAVPMPNSSGYGNYVRVDHGGGWTSLVAHLDRISVAKGQYVRTGDELGKVGNTGESFGAHLHYEQEADGQNMPIVIDRVALRYSATAARHTSGNCGTPQPLLAGSPTDFTGDGVDDIVTFTQNAEADVYVAPSTRAGFGEAKVWHDFFAPGGETPLTGDFNGDHKDDVVTFTKGTDSDVYVALSNGNNFETATIWHDHFAPGGEVPAVGDVNGDGYDDIVTFTHDADAKVYVALSNGNDGFHPATVWHDFFSPNGEFPALGDIDGDGDDDLITFTQGTTADVYVALSNGKDAFGTGRLVHDHFAPAGELPRIGDVNGDKKDDIIAFTQGTESDVYVALSDGNKYGPGARWNDFFSPTGEFPYVGDYDGDGKDDIVTFTHNTEADVYVSVSNGTNAFVDGRAWHDFFGTPGETSL, encoded by the coding sequence GTGCGAAGACGGCAGCTCAGTCTGGGCCTGGCCGGCACCGCCGTGCTGGCCCTGGGCTCCCTCCTGCTTCCCGCCCAGCCGGCCTCGGCCGCGGGGCCCCGCCCCGACTTCCGCGCGCCCTGGCCGTGCGGAGAGGGACGGGACTACTACCACCACTCCTCCGAGGTCCACAACGCGATCGACTTCAACATCGCGGGCTCGGCCGACCTCGGCACCCCGGCCCTGGCCTCGGCCTCCGGCACCGTGATCGACGCGGTGCCCATGCCCAACAGCTCCGGGTACGGCAACTACGTGCGCGTCGACCACGGCGGCGGCTGGACCAGCCTGGTCGCTCATCTGGACCGCATCTCCGTCGCCAAGGGTCAGTACGTCCGCACCGGCGACGAGCTGGGCAAGGTCGGCAACACGGGCGAGTCGTTCGGCGCCCACCTGCACTACGAGCAGGAGGCCGACGGCCAGAACATGCCCATCGTGATCGACCGCGTGGCACTGCGCTACAGCGCCACGGCCGCCCGGCACACCAGTGGCAACTGCGGCACACCCCAGCCGTTGCTCGCCGGTTCGCCGACGGACTTCACGGGTGACGGTGTGGACGACATCGTGACGTTCACCCAGAACGCGGAGGCGGACGTCTACGTCGCGCCGTCCACCCGCGCCGGGTTCGGCGAGGCGAAGGTGTGGCACGACTTCTTCGCCCCCGGCGGCGAGACCCCTCTCACCGGCGACTTCAACGGCGACCACAAGGACGACGTCGTCACCTTCACCAAGGGCACCGACTCCGACGTCTACGTCGCCCTCTCCAACGGCAACAACTTCGAAACCGCGACCATCTGGCACGACCACTTCGCACCCGGCGGCGAAGTCCCCGCCGTCGGCGACGTCAACGGCGACGGCTACGACGACATCGTCACCTTCACCCACGACGCCGACGCCAAGGTCTACGTCGCTCTCTCCAACGGCAACGACGGCTTCCACCCCGCCACCGTCTGGCACGACTTCTTCTCCCCCAACGGAGAATTCCCCGCCCTCGGCGACATCGACGGCGACGGAGACGACGACCTCATCACCTTCACCCAAGGCACCACCGCGGACGTGTATGTCGCCCTGTCCAACGGCAAGGACGCCTTCGGCACCGGCCGGCTCGTCCACGACCACTTCGCCCCGGCCGGAGAACTCCCCCGCATCGGCGACGTGAACGGCGACAAGAAGGACGACATCATCGCCTTCACCCAAGGCACCGAATCCGACGTCTACGTCGCCCTGTCCGACGGAAACAAGTACGGCCCCGGCGCCCGCTGGAACGACTTCTTCTCCCCCACCGGCGAATTCCCCTACGTCGGCGACTACGACGGCGACGGCAAGGACGACATCGTCACCTTCACCCACAACACCGAAGCCGACGTCTACGTGTCCGTCTCCAACGGCACCAACGCCTTCGTCGACGGCCGCGCATGGCACGACTTCTTCGGCACCCCCGGCGAAACCAGCCTCTGA